The genomic DNA GTCTTCCCAACCAGCAATCTTCTGCTGGCCTTCAGGCGTGGTGCGCAACGCGCCCGTACTCAGCGTGATACCCAGCGCAACAATGGCCGCAATGGAGCATTTTTTAATAAGCTGTTTCATCTTCCGGCTCATTCTGTTGCAGAAGGTCAAGCGCCCGGCGCTCTGACTCACTCATTTGCCTGTGTTCTGCCTGCTCAAGGATCTGGTTAATCAATTCGTTTCGACGCTTCTGCCCACGTTCGATGCGGGCGCGATAGAGCCATCCACGTGCACCAAAAACCATCCCGACAAGAAGACCGGCCAGCGCAATCTTTTCGCTCAGTGTCATGACGCCGATACTCGTGACCATCGCTGACATCGTGAATGTCAGCCAGTCATTCAGGCGCTGAAAGAAACTTAATCCCATAGCTGCACCATCTCCTGTGTCGCTTTGTGCGCGATTTCCGGCAGTTCAATCTCCTGACCGGCATCAAGAAAAACCTGCTGGCTCAGTCCGGGATTGGCAGATAACACTTTTTCGGT from Klebsiella sp. WP3-W18-ESBL-02 includes the following:
- a CDS encoding tail protein X — its product is MKVKALQGDTVDLLCWRHYGNTQGVTEKVLSANPGLSQQVFLDAGQEIELPEIAHKATQEMVQLWD